In the Helicobacter typhlonius genome, one interval contains:
- the gap gene encoding type I glyceraldehyde-3-phosphate dehydrogenase, which produces MAIKLAINGTGRIGLCAARIIGERDDIELVAMNSTADIDTLVHLLRYDSVHRFYDVEKMSENTLRIGKSKNVKILSDRDPLNLDFGEAVGVIECTGKFNALEKSSTHLKGNIKRVIISAPADNTPTFVYGVNHTQYNGESVISNASCTTNCLAPIVKVLDSTFGIENGLMTTIHSYTNDQNLLDVKHKDLRRARAAAQNMIPTSTGAAKAIGLVLPHLAGKLNGIAVRVPTPDVSLVDLSVNLKSAVSKEAVNEAFYNAQNGTILDGALKGLIIVDDESRVSSDFIGCAASAVIVPDKCVAIDKSAKVLAWYDNEMGYTHRLIDMSAFVCKGL; this is translated from the coding sequence ATGGCAATCAAACTTGCAATCAATGGCACAGGGCGCATTGGGCTTTGTGCGGCTAGGATTATTGGGGAACGTGATGATATAGAGCTTGTTGCGATGAATAGCACGGCTGATATTGATACGCTCGTGCATTTGTTGCGTTATGATTCGGTGCATAGATTCTATGATGTTGAAAAAATGAGTGAAAACACACTCCGCATTGGTAAAAGCAAAAATGTGAAAATCCTAAGCGATAGAGACCCGCTCAATCTTGATTTTGGCGAAGCAGTGGGCGTGATTGAATGCACCGGGAAATTTAATGCTTTAGAAAAATCAAGCACACATCTAAAAGGCAATATTAAACGCGTGATAATCTCTGCTCCTGCGGATAATACGCCTACTTTTGTCTATGGCGTCAATCATACGCAATACAATGGTGAAAGTGTGATTTCAAATGCTTCTTGCACGACAAATTGTCTCGCTCCCATTGTGAAAGTGCTCGATTCTACTTTTGGCATTGAAAATGGCTTGATGACAACAATCCACAGCTACACAAATGATCAAAATCTCCTTGATGTCAAGCATAAAGATTTGCGCCGCGCTCGTGCGGCTGCGCAAAATATGATTCCTACAAGCACAGGTGCGGCAAAGGCTATCGGGCTTGTGCTACCGCATTTAGCAGGTAAGCTTAATGGTATTGCTGTGCGTGTGCCAACACCTGATGTAAGCTTGGTGGATTTAAGCGTGAATCTTAAAAGCGCAGTAAGCAAAGAGGCAGTGAATGAGGCATTTTATAACGCACAAAATGGCACAATTCTTGATGGTGCGCTTAAGGGGCTTATCATCGTTGATGATGAAAGCAGGGTTTCAAGTGATTTTATCGGCTGTGCGGCAAGTGCGGTGATTGTGCCGGATAAATGCGTGGCGATTGACAAAAGCGCAAAAGTGCTTGCGTGGTATGATAATGAAATGGGCTATACGCACCGCCTTATTGATATGAGTGCGTTTGTGTGCAAGGGACTATAA